One stretch of Leptospira mtsangambouensis DNA includes these proteins:
- a CDS encoding nitrous oxide reductase family maturation protein NosD produces the protein MPLLKLMKTLLNFKIKWVCQKTNLYHNQNQKNHQIPLGWKNTLYFFSLILFSISPLNPLFSKTISVCTNCTVKTVKDAISFSQNGDTIKIQSGIYKEGFLPITKSISIIGENGVVIDGLKEKHVLGVYANGVRIQNLKVIGSGISDLSEYAGVHAEKVKDCYFENLSLEDNVYGFYLAETSNCTIKNNTSIGNAENEVLGGNGIHLWSASHNKIIGNKLKKHRDGIYLEFSEHLEIEGNESEENIRYGMHFMFSNHNQFNKNIFKNNSAGVAVMYSKDIIMEENEFLDNWGESSNGILLKDIADSTLSKNRFEGNTIAVFADGITNINFQNNDFINNGWGIKILGNTDYNKIIDNNFIKNVFDISTNTKSTTNVFSKNYWDHYEGYDLDKDQIGDIPHKTIHFFGYWIAVYPFLMVLYESPVVLFLQGIEKAFPIVTPIEFEDQHPRMKERI, from the coding sequence TTGCCGCTTTTAAAACTCATGAAGACTCTTCTCAATTTCAAAATTAAATGGGTTTGCCAAAAAACCAATTTGTATCATAATCAAAACCAAAAAAATCATCAGATCCCTCTTGGTTGGAAAAACACTTTATATTTTTTTTCCTTAATTCTATTTTCCATTTCCCCTCTAAATCCTTTATTTTCTAAAACCATTTCCGTGTGTACAAATTGTACGGTAAAAACTGTAAAGGATGCAATTTCGTTTTCACAAAATGGTGATACAATCAAAATCCAATCAGGAATTTACAAAGAAGGTTTTTTACCCATCACCAAATCGATTTCCATCATTGGGGAAAATGGTGTGGTGATTGATGGACTCAAAGAAAAACATGTATTGGGAGTTTATGCCAATGGAGTCCGCATTCAAAATTTAAAAGTCATTGGAAGTGGGATCTCCGACTTAAGCGAATATGCAGGGGTTCATGCAGAAAAGGTAAAAGATTGTTATTTTGAAAATTTAAGTTTAGAAGACAATGTTTATGGATTTTATTTAGCGGAAACCTCAAACTGCACAATCAAAAACAATACCTCCATTGGGAATGCTGAAAACGAAGTTCTTGGTGGAAATGGGATTCACCTCTGGTCAGCAAGTCATAACAAAATCATTGGAAACAAATTAAAAAAACACCGTGACGGAATTTATTTAGAGTTCTCCGAACATTTAGAAATCGAAGGGAACGAATCAGAAGAAAACATTCGTTACGGAATGCATTTTATGTTTTCAAACCACAACCAATTCAACAAAAACATTTTCAAAAATAATTCAGCTGGTGTCGCCGTCATGTATAGCAAAGACATCATTATGGAAGAAAATGAATTTTTAGACAATTGGGGAGAAAGTTCCAATGGAATTTTACTCAAAGATATTGCAGACAGTACTCTTTCTAAAAATCGTTTTGAAGGGAATACAATTGCTGTTTTTGCCGATGGAATTACCAATATCAATTTTCAAAACAATGATTTTATCAACAATGGATGGGGAATCAAAATTCTTGGAAATACCGATTACAACAAAATCATAGATAACAATTTTATAAAAAATGTTTTTGATATCAGCACCAATACAAAATCAACAACCAATGTTTTTTCTAAAAATTATTGGGATCACTACGAGGGATACGATTTAGACAAAGATCAAATTGGAGATATTCCACATAAAACCATTCATTTTTTTGGATACTGGATTGCCGTGTATCCATTCCTTATGGTACTTTATGAATCTCCAGTGGTTCTCTTTTTGCAAGGAATCGAAAAAGCATTTCCCATAGTGACACCGATTGAATTTGAAGACCAACATCCAAGGATGAAGGAAAGAATATGA
- a CDS encoding ABC transporter ATP-binding protein yields MIEVKNLTISYGGNSVAVKDVNFQTESGNIVSIIGPNGSGKSSLIKGILGLVQPIAGEILFQSKDGQPHTIGYMPQTPRFPTNIKVAELISFFKKLEPVEEERFHNLLSILELNNHMDKKIGSLSGGTKQKISILQCFSSKKDLYVIDEPTASLDPYISHLLKTLLVEKKKEGSLVIFSTHILKELQELADRFLLLSEGSILIDDSPENFLRKNNKTDLDQALMNFWNEEYKTKP; encoded by the coding sequence ATGATAGAAGTTAAAAATCTTACCATCAGTTATGGAGGAAATTCTGTTGCAGTTAAGGATGTAAATTTCCAAACAGAATCAGGCAACATAGTTTCCATCATTGGTCCCAATGGATCAGGTAAAAGTTCACTGATCAAAGGAATTCTTGGACTTGTCCAACCAATCGCTGGAGAAATTTTATTCCAAAGTAAAGACGGACAACCACATACCATCGGTTATATGCCACAAACTCCTCGTTTTCCTACAAACATCAAAGTAGCAGAACTAATTTCTTTTTTTAAAAAACTAGAACCAGTAGAAGAAGAAAGATTTCATAACCTTTTGTCAATTTTAGAGTTAAATAACCATATGGATAAAAAAATTGGATCTTTATCCGGGGGAACCAAACAAAAAATCAGCATCCTTCAGTGTTTTTCTTCCAAAAAAGATCTATATGTGATCGATGAACCCACCGCAAGTTTAGATCCATATATCTCGCATTTACTAAAAACACTTTTGGTCGAAAAGAAAAAAGAAGGTTCTCTTGTTATATTTTCAACCCATATATTAAAAGAATTGCAGGAGTTAGCTGACAGATTTCTTCTTTTATCAGAAGGTTCCATTCTGATCGACGATTCTCCGGAAAATTTCCTTAGAAAAAACAACAAAACTGATTTAGATCAGGCATTGATGAATTTCTGGAATGAGGAATACAAAACAAAACCATGA
- a CDS encoding LIC_11090 family protein, translating into MKRWLQIASVLILLPFIGKVLFLETGLLAQSMYQLSMICHCNHGSKNEIHKEEDSPHSKRIVCHLTKNSGPHVCSCAKKKSATKVLQSQSMNPSFAAETKFNPLITYDIVILAFQPGAHLRNGFAHLPYKPPRQLHS; encoded by the coding sequence ATGAAACGTTGGTTACAAATTGCCTCGGTTTTGATCTTACTCCCTTTTATAGGTAAAGTCCTATTTTTGGAAACTGGATTACTTGCCCAGTCAATGTATCAACTTTCCATGATTTGCCATTGTAACCACGGCTCCAAAAACGAAATCCACAAAGAAGAGGATTCACCTCATTCCAAACGAATCGTTTGCCATCTAACAAAAAATTCTGGCCCTCATGTATGTTCCTGTGCGAAAAAAAAATCAGCCACAAAGGTTCTCCAATCACAGTCCATGAACCCAAGTTTCGCAGCGGAAACAAAATTTAATCCACTCATCACTTATGATATTGTCATCCTTGCATTCCAACCAGGCGCCCACCTACGGAACGGATTCGCACACTTACCTTACAAACCACCAAGACAACTCCATTCCTGA
- a CDS encoding ABC transporter permease, giving the protein MKEILFFEIKENIRSRWVFIYSGLLVLVMMILSFFGDQNGIRLLVSTMNLTLIVIPLFSITFSGMSFLESMPFAEVLLSKSVSRSSLFLGKYLGITISLSLGLLFGLGIPGMFLFSNDPKFLFLFFELILFGIFLTCIFVAIAFLISSFIRRGEIVLTVSLLVWLYFFIFFDALVFIFSLYLGDYPIEIPSLIVILLNPIDLIRILLILQTSSSALLGFSGALLLKQLGLFGVLGITVLFLSLWISIPLLVSFKRFQKRNF; this is encoded by the coding sequence ATGAAAGAAATTTTATTTTTCGAAATCAAAGAAAATATACGAAGTCGTTGGGTATTTATCTATTCTGGACTACTTGTCCTTGTGATGATGATTTTAAGTTTTTTTGGGGATCAAAATGGAATCCGTTTGCTCGTAAGCACAATGAACTTAACTCTCATTGTGATTCCCCTATTTTCCATTACATTCTCTGGAATGTCTTTTTTAGAATCAATGCCATTTGCCGAAGTATTACTTTCAAAATCTGTTAGTAGAAGTTCCCTTTTTTTGGGAAAGTATTTAGGAATTACAATATCTCTCTCCTTAGGTCTGTTATTCGGGCTTGGGATACCCGGTATGTTTCTTTTCTCTAATGACCCAAAATTTCTATTTTTATTTTTCGAATTAATATTGTTTGGAATCTTCTTAACCTGTATCTTTGTTGCCATTGCATTTTTAATTTCTTCTTTTATCAGAAGGGGTGAAATCGTACTAACGGTTTCTCTTCTGGTTTGGTTGTACTTTTTTATTTTCTTTGATGCATTGGTATTTATCTTTAGTTTGTATTTAGGTGATTATCCAATTGAAATTCCGTCTCTCATTGTCATCTTACTCAATCCAATTGACTTAATTAGAATTCTTCTAATCCTACAAACTAGCTCCTCAGCTCTTCTTGGTTTTTCAGGTGCGTTATTATTAAAACAACTAGGTTTGTTCGGAGTTTTAGGAATTACGGTTTTGTTTTTATCTTTGTGGATTAGTATTCCACTTCTTGTTTCGTTTAAACGATTCCAAAAACGAAATTTTTAA
- a CDS encoding OmpP1/FadL family transporter, whose translation MIPSRIFISTFILILILEPGFRETELQAFHGIMQPAFGARQAGMGGAFQAVGGSVMDLESNPSHLARVKRTKWELGSAIHLPTIEYNDEYIDPNPNRSYKNSTVEHPRAVLPYIGIIKPVTENISIGFALYAQGGGGGQFKNIKRHTPDGRTLNETFGINIPIIGDSTKAVEDLNFRFMTMKSTFGAGYKKGNFAIGAGIDFVYGFMELKRTYQDETRSLTIPGGIRYQSDSAYTMGGKIGVSYDLTENIRVAYSYTTRNLLPMDGTMKVDGYAPERSFGTRVSRYMIWPDKHVAGISYRTDKFIIDFDIKYIPWSQSFNTSKFRLEDVWMRTPIGVETNAFQFNLNWKNQTILAVGFEYKWNERFMSRMGYSYGNNIIPASGVSPMLGASIEHHLAMGGSISWNDTSFHIACEYGFPKKTYGGKTSDWTLSHAVFSNKEIHPFQFSYNKQMSIFSIYIGMEQNI comes from the coding sequence ATGATTCCGAGTCGCATTTTCATATCTACTTTCATTCTAATTCTAATCCTGGAACCGGGCTTTCGCGAGACAGAACTCCAAGCCTTCCACGGGATCATGCAACCCGCCTTTGGAGCAAGACAAGCGGGGATGGGGGGAGCCTTCCAAGCAGTGGGAGGATCTGTGATGGATTTAGAGTCCAATCCCTCTCACCTAGCAAGAGTGAAAAGAACCAAATGGGAGTTAGGTTCTGCGATCCATCTCCCAACCATCGAATACAATGATGAATACATCGATCCAAATCCTAATCGTTCTTACAAAAATTCTACCGTAGAACATCCTAGAGCCGTCCTTCCTTACATTGGCATCATCAAACCAGTAACAGAAAATATCAGTATTGGTTTTGCTCTCTATGCACAAGGTGGTGGTGGTGGACAATTTAAAAATATCAAACGGCATACTCCCGATGGAAGAACGCTAAATGAAACCTTTGGAATCAACATCCCCATCATAGGCGATAGTACAAAGGCAGTTGAAGATTTAAATTTTAGATTTATGACCATGAAATCTACGTTTGGTGCCGGATACAAAAAAGGAAACTTTGCAATCGGTGCTGGAATTGATTTTGTTTATGGGTTTATGGAATTAAAAAGAACCTACCAAGACGAAACAAGAAGTCTTACCATTCCAGGAGGAATTCGTTACCAAAGTGATTCCGCATATACAATGGGAGGAAAAATAGGTGTATCCTATGATCTAACAGAAAATATACGAGTAGCTTATTCCTATACAACCAGAAATCTTTTGCCAATGGATGGAACCATGAAAGTAGATGGTTATGCACCAGAAAGGTCTTTTGGAACAAGAGTTTCTCGTTATATGATTTGGCCCGACAAACATGTAGCGGGAATCTCTTACCGCACAGATAAGTTTATCATCGATTTTGATATCAAATATATCCCTTGGTCACAAAGTTTTAATACAAGTAAGTTTCGATTGGAAGATGTTTGGATGAGAACTCCAATTGGAGTTGAAACCAATGCTTTTCAATTTAATTTGAATTGGAAAAACCAAACCATATTGGCAGTTGGGTTTGAATACAAATGGAATGAACGATTTATGAGCCGAATGGGATATAGTTATGGCAATAATATCATTCCTGCAAGTGGAGTGAGTCCGATGTTAGGAGCCAGTATTGAACACCATCTTGCAATGGGAGGAAGTATTTCTTGGAATGATACTTCGTTTCATATTGCCTGTGAGTATGGATTTCCTAAAAAAACCTATGGAGGTAAAACTTCTGACTGGACTTTATCCCATGCTGTTTTTTCTAATAAAGAAATTCATCCATTCCAATTTTCTTATAATAAACAAATGAGTATTTTTAGTATTTATATCGGAATGGAACAAAACATATAA
- a CDS encoding c-type cytochrome, with translation MNLSKINGVSFRMKFGLLLGLFVTMTIISCGGEKTEETPTSNAGSKGIGPVKSVTIGALDQAMADRGKKQFEAKCSACHKFEEKVVGPALQDVTLRRTPEWIMNMILNPIEMTQKDPIGQELLGEHLTQMTFQNIKEEEAREILEYFRKMDLK, from the coding sequence ATGAACCTTTCAAAAATAAACGGAGTGTCTTTTCGAATGAAGTTCGGACTCTTACTCGGACTCTTCGTGACAATGACAATCATATCCTGTGGAGGAGAGAAAACTGAGGAAACACCAACATCTAATGCTGGTTCTAAGGGAATTGGACCAGTTAAATCTGTTACCATCGGTGCATTAGACCAGGCAATGGCAGACCGTGGTAAAAAACAATTTGAAGCCAAGTGTTCCGCTTGTCACAAATTTGAAGAAAAGGTCGTCGGACCAGCTCTTCAAGATGTAACACTCCGCAGAACTCCAGAATGGATTATGAATATGATTCTAAATCCAATTGAGATGACTCAAAAAGATCCCATTGGACAAGAGTTACTCGGTGAACACTTAACACAAATGACTTTTCAAAACATAAAGGAAGAAGAAGCGAGAGAGATCCTCGAATACTTCCGTAAGATGGATTTAAAATAG
- a CDS encoding bacteriohemerythrin gives MVTQWDSKYETNISEIDSQHKKLFRLINNIETVYDENKEHLSGKSKILVDAVSELEDYTLSHFLIEERVMELNQYPELEAHKKQHDRFTDKILELKNRLSSGNLLSNDEELNQFFGDLLKFLRAWLTNHILQEDMDYKPYIKFNI, from the coding sequence ATGGTAACACAGTGGGATTCGAAATACGAAACGAATATTTCCGAGATTGATTCTCAACATAAAAAACTCTTTCGTTTGATCAATAATATCGAGACAGTTTACGATGAAAACAAAGAGCATCTTTCTGGAAAATCCAAGATCCTTGTGGATGCGGTTTCTGAACTAGAGGATTATACACTTAGTCATTTTTTAATTGAAGAACGAGTGATGGAGTTAAACCAATACCCAGAACTAGAAGCTCATAAAAAACAACACGACCGGTTCACTGATAAAATTTTAGAACTAAAAAATCGTCTGAGTTCAGGAAATCTACTTTCCAATGACGAAGAACTCAATCAGTTCTTTGGAGACCTTCTTAAGTTTTTACGGGCTTGGCTTACGAATCATATCCTACAAGAGGATATGGATTATAAACCGTATATAAAATTCAATATTTAG
- a CDS encoding nitrous oxide reductase accessory protein NosL encodes MRFNSFKLICIFLTVALVGCGDVRPEPLTVGETKCSHCSMSIVDMRFHTQLITYKGKRYHFDAIECMEQFQKQKDLKIAKVWVTNYLDTKEFIPKDEAIIIHSDKIRSPMGAGLAAFKTHEDSSQFQN; translated from the coding sequence ATGCGATTTAATAGTTTCAAACTAATTTGCATTTTCCTCACAGTCGCACTCGTAGGCTGTGGGGATGTTCGCCCTGAACCATTGACTGTGGGGGAAACTAAATGTAGTCACTGTTCTATGTCCATTGTAGATATGAGATTCCATACCCAACTCATCACTTACAAAGGAAAAAGATACCACTTCGATGCCATTGAATGTATGGAACAATTTCAGAAACAAAAAGATTTAAAAATTGCAAAAGTTTGGGTTACTAACTATCTAGATACAAAAGAATTTATCCCTAAAGACGAAGCCATTATCATCCATTCAGACAAAATTCGTTCGCCAATGGGAGCGGGACTTGCCGCTTTTAAAACTCATGAAGACTCTTCTCAATTTCAAAATTAA
- the nosZ gene encoding Sec-dependent nitrous-oxide reductase, producing the protein MLKKSNLILVTLGIALFAFVPNCKKGAATATLASDAASRVYVAPGDKDEVYAFLSGGFSGQMSVYGIPSARLFKIIPVFSVFPENGYGFDEETKDMLKTTHGYVPWDDSHHVEASMTDGKQDGRWMFLNANNTPRLARIDLKSFETKEILEIPNTAGNHASPFATENTEYLMAATRFSVPVPQASVAIDSFSKGGFKGTVTMVKVDKNTGRLSIELQVLVPGFNYDLSHCGKKKSHDWCFFSSYNSEQAHKMLEVGASKKDKDFILAFNWVRAKECKDQGKAYNFGGEYLNNFKDENKPAVSTKLSGVKMLNPKDCPGMMYYMPTPKSPHGTDVDSTGEYIVGGGKLASVIPVHSFSKMMEVKDKKEHHSTEIEGIPVLKYESTLAGEVQKPCLGPLHTEFDGQGYAYTSCFVSSEVVKWKLGTWEVVQHLPAYYSVGHLSIVGGSSTEPYGKYLIAMNKITKDRYLPVGMELPQSAQLYDISSGKAELLSDFPTVGEPHYSQMIPAKLIMDKTAKLFPLEENKHPYATKNENDAKIVRLGSTIHIYMTAIRSHFKPDIIEARTGETLYFHVTNLEQDYDIPHGFAIGGAPNMTNLLIMPGETRTFKWVAPKPGVYPFYCTDFCSALHQEMQQYIRVNP; encoded by the coding sequence ATGTTAAAAAAATCAAATTTAATACTAGTTACACTTGGAATCGCTCTTTTTGCATTCGTTCCGAATTGCAAGAAGGGTGCAGCAACGGCAACACTTGCTTCCGATGCTGCTTCTAGAGTGTATGTGGCTCCGGGCGATAAGGACGAAGTGTACGCATTTTTGTCTGGTGGATTTAGTGGTCAGATGTCCGTTTACGGAATCCCATCTGCACGACTATTCAAAATCATTCCAGTATTCTCCGTTTTTCCTGAAAATGGATACGGATTTGACGAAGAAACCAAAGACATGTTGAAAACTACTCATGGTTATGTGCCATGGGATGATAGCCATCACGTAGAAGCATCTATGACAGATGGTAAACAAGATGGTCGTTGGATGTTCCTTAACGCAAACAACACACCAAGGCTTGCAAGGATTGACCTAAAATCTTTTGAAACAAAAGAGATTTTGGAAATCCCAAACACTGCCGGAAACCATGCTTCTCCATTTGCTACTGAAAACACAGAGTATTTGATGGCAGCAACACGTTTCTCGGTTCCTGTTCCACAAGCCAGTGTGGCAATCGACAGTTTTTCCAAAGGTGGGTTCAAAGGAACCGTCACTATGGTAAAAGTTGATAAAAACACAGGAAGACTTTCGATTGAATTACAAGTTCTAGTTCCAGGATTCAACTACGACTTATCACATTGTGGTAAAAAGAAATCCCATGACTGGTGTTTCTTCAGTAGTTATAACTCGGAACAAGCTCATAAAATGTTAGAAGTTGGTGCTTCTAAAAAAGATAAAGATTTTATCTTAGCATTCAACTGGGTTCGTGCGAAAGAATGTAAAGACCAAGGCAAAGCTTACAACTTTGGTGGTGAATACCTAAACAATTTCAAAGACGAAAACAAACCTGCCGTTTCAACAAAGTTAAGCGGTGTGAAGATGTTAAATCCAAAAGATTGTCCAGGTATGATGTATTACATGCCAACACCTAAAAGTCCACACGGAACTGACGTAGACTCCACAGGAGAATACATTGTTGGTGGTGGAAAGTTAGCATCCGTAATTCCAGTTCACTCATTTAGCAAAATGATGGAAGTAAAAGACAAAAAGGAACACCACTCGACTGAAATCGAAGGAATTCCAGTTCTTAAATACGAATCCACACTTGCTGGTGAAGTACAAAAACCATGTCTTGGTCCATTACACACTGAGTTCGACGGTCAAGGGTATGCTTATACTTCTTGTTTCGTAAGTTCAGAGGTTGTAAAATGGAAACTAGGAACTTGGGAAGTGGTGCAACATCTACCTGCTTATTATAGTGTAGGTCACTTATCCATCGTTGGTGGTAGTTCTACTGAACCTTACGGTAAATATCTAATCGCAATGAACAAAATCACTAAAGATAGATATCTACCAGTTGGTATGGAGTTACCTCAAAGTGCGCAGCTCTATGATATCTCATCTGGTAAAGCTGAATTGTTGTCTGACTTCCCTACTGTTGGGGAACCACACTATTCACAAATGATTCCAGCAAAGTTGATTATGGATAAAACTGCGAAACTCTTCCCGTTAGAGGAGAACAAACATCCATACGCGACTAAAAATGAAAACGATGCAAAAATTGTTAGACTTGGAAGTACAATCCATATCTACATGACTGCGATTCGTTCCCATTTCAAACCGGATATTATTGAAGCAAGAACTGGGGAAACTTTATACTTCCATGTAACCAACTTGGAACAAGATTATGACATTCCTCACGGATTTGCAATCGGTGGAGCACCTAACATGACTAACCTACTCATCATGCCAGGTGAAACTAGAACTTTCAAATGGGTAGCACCAAAACCTGGTGTATATCCTTTCTATTGCACTGATTTCTGTTCTGCTCTTCACCAAGAGATGCAACAGTACATCCGAGTGAATCCATAA
- a CDS encoding fasciclin domain-containing protein, with the protein MEGEPISGRYPMNKKIFQFTMITIVTCLSLVGASCGKADDSDAGKGISAVADDKSQQDVLKIAVGSKDHTTLVAAVQAAGLVDSLANQGPFTVFAPTNDAFAKLPAGTVDDLLKPSQKDALKNILEYHVVVGNLTESILKSEFTGKDDELGMANGGHTKVSVKNGKVMINGATIVASIPAANGIIHVVDSVLLPPAKK; encoded by the coding sequence ATGGAAGGTGAACCAATAAGTGGGCGGTATCCAATGAACAAAAAAATTTTTCAATTCACAATGATCACGATTGTCACCTGTCTCTCGCTAGTCGGTGCCTCATGTGGCAAAGCAGATGATTCCGATGCAGGCAAAGGGATTTCTGCTGTAGCAGATGACAAATCACAACAGGATGTTCTAAAAATTGCTGTAGGTTCCAAAGACCATACAACTCTTGTTGCGGCTGTCCAAGCTGCGGGCCTCGTGGATTCCCTTGCAAACCAAGGACCGTTCACTGTGTTCGCACCAACAAACGATGCATTTGCGAAGTTACCAGCAGGAACCGTAGATGATCTTTTGAAACCGAGTCAAAAAGATGCATTGAAGAACATATTAGAGTACCATGTGGTAGTAGGTAACTTAACTGAATCCATTTTGAAATCTGAGTTCACCGGCAAAGATGATGAACTTGGTATGGCAAATGGAGGTCACACAAAAGTTTCCGTAAAAAATGGAAAGGTAATGATCAATGGTGCAACCATTGTCGCATCTATTCCAGCTGCAAACGGAATCATTCATGTCGTTGACTCGGTGTTACTTCCACCAGCCAAGAAATGA
- a CDS encoding copper chaperone PCu(A)C has product MKLKHILILFLITTPLISKEVKIENAYIKYTSSTTSVVYLTLNNGTNIEKKLVQAKSNIADRVELYTMLPSDAGMKMVPVSEISIPKNGMTSLTPRGYHIMLFGIKSPLKLKDSIPFRFVFSDGSELQSNISVETSSPNKDINNKPTSFKKEETGHNNNVSQTTDEVDMSNFDPNTQPNEDHAEHDHSGHEGHEHHNRADMLAPAGIMNPHIHEKGKWMIDYRYMGMKMWGLQSGTSGMSDLGTLYFPFTDPTVAMPTGSLITGSPIGTTLPTLSPNKYNYMSVPTDMVMEMNMVSAMTSISDKWMIMFMVPAVKNKMTMLSSNFDRAPMSSAGIGDVSFSTAYRLIKTEHQNFFTGMGISLPTGSIDERDNMPMMGKQKVPYNMQPGVGTYSLLPQLSYNGNYKRFSWGAQSQASLRIGKNDNNYRFGNRYEISGWLSFLVHESTSISVRVAKQRWLNLQGMDATLDPKMDPQNDPYRQGGMRSDLLIGINFLVTSGIFQGARFGFEYGKPFHQNLNGPQLATRELINVFASFTF; this is encoded by the coding sequence ATGAAACTCAAACACATACTCATTTTATTTCTGATAACCACTCCTCTCATTTCGAAAGAGGTTAAAATTGAGAATGCTTATATCAAATATACATCCTCGACAACTTCTGTTGTTTACCTCACCTTAAACAATGGAACAAACATAGAAAAAAAACTAGTCCAGGCCAAATCAAATATAGCCGACCGAGTCGAGTTATACACAATGTTACCATCCGATGCGGGAATGAAAATGGTTCCCGTATCCGAAATTTCAATTCCCAAAAATGGTATGACCTCTCTCACTCCAAGAGGGTATCATATCATGCTTTTTGGAATCAAATCTCCATTAAAACTAAAGGATTCCATTCCCTTTCGCTTTGTTTTTTCTGATGGCTCAGAACTTCAATCCAATATCTCTGTAGAAACTTCATCACCAAACAAAGATATAAACAACAAACCTACTTCATTCAAAAAGGAAGAAACAGGACATAACAATAACGTTTCTCAAACCACTGATGAAGTTGATATGTCAAATTTTGATCCCAATACACAACCGAACGAAGACCATGCGGAACATGATCATTCAGGCCATGAAGGACACGAACACCACAACCGTGCCGATATGTTGGCACCAGCTGGAATCATGAACCCACATATCCACGAAAAAGGAAAGTGGATGATTGATTATCGTTATATGGGAATGAAAATGTGGGGACTACAATCTGGCACTTCTGGAATGAGTGACCTTGGAACATTGTATTTTCCATTTACCGATCCTACTGTTGCAATGCCTACAGGAAGTTTAATTACAGGTTCGCCAATTGGAACTACTCTTCCGACATTATCACCTAACAAATATAACTACATGTCTGTACCGACAGATATGGTTATGGAAATGAATATGGTGAGTGCCATGACTTCCATTTCCGACAAATGGATGATTATGTTTATGGTTCCTGCAGTGAAAAACAAAATGACGATGTTATCCAGTAATTTTGACAGAGCTCCCATGAGTTCTGCTGGAATTGGTGATGTTAGTTTCAGCACGGCCTATCGATTGATCAAAACAGAACATCAGAATTTTTTTACAGGTATGGGAATTTCTCTTCCTACAGGTTCCATAGATGAAAGAGACAATATGCCTATGATGGGAAAACAAAAAGTTCCTTATAATATGCAACCTGGTGTTGGAACATATAGTTTACTTCCACAATTATCGTATAACGGAAATTATAAGAGATTCTCTTGGGGTGCACAATCACAAGCCAGTTTACGGATTGGAAAAAATGATAATAACTACAGATTCGGAAATCGATACGAAATTTCTGGATGGTTATCCTTTCTTGTTCACGAAAGTACATCAATTTCCGTTCGTGTAGCAAAACAAAGGTGGTTGAACCTCCAAGGAATGGATGCAACTCTTGACCCAAAGATGGATCCACAAAATGATCCTTATCGTCAAGGTGGAATGCGAAGTGACCTACTCATTGGTATTAACTTTCTTGTCACAAGTGGAATTTTCCAAGGAGCCCGATTTGGTTTTGAGTATGGAAAACCTTTCCATCAAAATTTAAACGGGCCACAACTTGCCACAAGAGAGCTTATCAACGTATTTGCTTCCTTTACGTTTTAA